A region from the Corynebacterium halotolerans YIM 70093 = DSM 44683 genome encodes:
- a CDS encoding DAK2 domain-containing protein, producing MSYPRELDGTRLHNWAARAVAELSARRAEINALNVFPVPDADTGSNMAHTMEAALAEVDRLEDTSDVVRVAQAIAAGSVRGARGNSGVVLSQVLRAVAESAVDGRVDGEAISRSLTTAVSLVDRAISEPVEGTVITVLRAAAVAARETGGALHDVVTAAVDAARTALAKTPSQLDVLREAGVVDAGGTGFLVLIEALLAEIEGTGDPGGDDHPGQVVPESHGRAAELEVMFYFRGDLDALEEELSGLGDSLLVARADDTEGTVHLHSHDAGTVIEWAFAAGEVSDLRLEVLPDAPQVEAPNRIVVAVTPAGSVAELYREAGAVVVTPGRDAVTEILGHVRRCGAEEVILLPNGLLDRRQLVAVERATHAFEQAITLLPTARLVSGIAALTVHEPEDPLGVAAYAMSEAASAMRTAVLTRAEKAALTPAGPCAKGDIIVTSLGEIILVADTLDDAVLAACRRLLESGGEQVTVLAGEEIDVEELRARLRVDVMAFPADELGHLAEIGVE from the coding sequence ATGTCTTACCCGCGTGAGCTCGACGGCACCCGACTGCACAACTGGGCAGCGCGGGCGGTGGCCGAATTATCCGCCCGCCGCGCGGAGATCAACGCGCTCAACGTCTTCCCGGTGCCCGACGCCGACACCGGCTCCAACATGGCCCACACCATGGAGGCCGCCCTGGCGGAGGTGGACCGGTTGGAGGACACCTCCGACGTCGTCCGCGTCGCCCAGGCGATCGCGGCCGGCAGCGTGCGCGGCGCCCGCGGCAACTCCGGCGTGGTGCTCAGCCAGGTGCTGCGCGCCGTGGCCGAGTCGGCCGTCGACGGCCGCGTGGACGGCGAGGCCATCAGCCGCTCCCTGACCACGGCCGTGAGCCTGGTGGACCGGGCGATCTCCGAGCCGGTGGAGGGCACCGTCATCACCGTGCTGCGTGCCGCGGCCGTCGCCGCCCGCGAGACCGGGGGCGCGCTGCACGACGTCGTCACCGCCGCTGTCGACGCCGCCCGCACCGCCCTGGCCAAGACCCCCTCCCAGCTCGACGTGCTGCGCGAGGCCGGGGTCGTCGACGCCGGCGGCACCGGTTTCCTCGTGCTCATCGAGGCCCTGCTCGCCGAGATCGAGGGCACCGGGGATCCCGGGGGCGACGACCACCCCGGACAGGTCGTACCCGAGTCCCACGGCCGGGCCGCCGAACTGGAGGTCATGTTCTACTTCCGCGGTGACCTCGACGCGCTGGAGGAGGAGCTTTCCGGCCTCGGTGACAGCCTGCTCGTCGCCCGCGCCGACGACACCGAGGGCACCGTCCACCTCCACTCCCACGACGCCGGGACCGTCATCGAGTGGGCCTTCGCCGCCGGGGAGGTCTCCGATCTGCGCCTGGAGGTGCTTCCCGACGCCCCGCAGGTCGAGGCGCCGAACCGGATCGTCGTCGCGGTCACCCCGGCCGGCTCCGTCGCGGAGCTGTACCGGGAGGCGGGCGCGGTCGTCGTCACGCCGGGGAGGGACGCCGTCACCGAGATCCTCGGCCACGTGCGCCGTTGCGGCGCCGAGGAGGTCATCCTCCTGCCGAACGGACTGCTCGACCGCCGCCAGCTCGTCGCCGTCGAGCGCGCCACCCACGCCTTCGAGCAGGCCATCACGCTCCTGCCCACCGCGCGCCTGGTCTCCGGCATCGCGGCACTGACCGTCCACGAACCGGAGGACCCGCTGGGGGTCGCCGCCTACGCCATGTCCGAGGCGGCCTCCGCGATGCGCACCGCCGTGCTCACCCGCGCCGAGAAGGCCGCGCTGACCCCCGCCGGACCATGCGCGAAGGGCGACATCATCGTCACCTCCCTCGGCGAGATCATCCTCGTCGCCGACACCCTCGACGACGCCGTCCTCGCCGCCTGCCGACGCCTGCTCGAGAGCGGGGGAGAGCAGGTCACCGTCCTCGCCGGCGAGGAAATCGACGTCGAGGAGCTGCGCGCACGCCTGCGCGTCGACGTCATGGCCTTCCCCGCGGACGAGCTGGGGCACCTCGCCGAGATAGGGGTCGAGTAG